One Deltaproteobacteria bacterium genomic window, TTATTTCAGATATTCCTTCACTTCCTGTTGTCGCTTCAAGAATCTTACAGATCATTGCCGATGATTCTTCATCGCTGGAAGAACTGAAAAAGGTTATTTCTCTGGATCAGTCTTTTTCTTCCAGACTCCTGAGAATAGCCAATTCGCCTTACTACAGGAGAGGCAGAAGTGTCGGTGATGTCACTGATGCGATTATTCGAATCGGATTCAACACAATTAAAGCTCTTATATTTGCTGCATCGTTAAAAGATTTACTTCGGATGCCGGGTAATACCGACCGGTTGCTGTGGGAGCATAATATGGCGGTATCGGTAGGCTCAACGGTGATTGCCAATGAAACAGGGCTCATTGCTTCAGGAGAGCCGCTCATCCATGGTCTCCTCCACGATGTCGGCAAGGTTGTAATAAATCTTACCATGCGAGAAAAATATGCCGAGGTAATACGCGT contains:
- a CDS encoding HDOD domain-containing protein — protein: ISDIPSLPVVASRILQIIADDSSSLEELKKVISLDQSFSSRLLRIANSPYYRRGRSVGDVTDAIIRIGFNTIKALIFAASLKDLLRMPGNTDRLLWEHNMAVSVGSTVIANETGLIASGEPLIHGLLHDVGKVVINLTMREKYAEVIRVVKEQNISFMEAELRVIGFDHCDVGEYVANQWNLPANLSFVIANHHREDLLEIVTDTELKKTVLIVKAADALCSELGIGLAHGETLTEDEWKFLKLSRHKKRDDISKKIEEEYPHYKDFMMGHEPSQ